The following proteins are co-located in the Manihot esculenta cultivar AM560-2 chromosome 7, M.esculenta_v8, whole genome shotgun sequence genome:
- the LOC110618975 gene encoding putative pentatricopeptide repeat-containing protein At1g12700, mitochondrial, which translates to MMKMPWRTNSRSFHLQLQGAISTIQSPFLFLFTNYCHSSTSTLEDARYLTNNFKSASFTHLDDAIASFNHVIHKHPLPSRVPFNRFLSALVKMKQYRTVLYMSKTIELLGISHDVYSLSILINCFCHLNLVDFGFSVFGKMLKLGLEPDVVTFTTLINGLCIESKMDKAVEFFDDMVASGYQPDVYTYNTIINGICKFGKTNVAIGLLKGMADRGCEPEVVSQML; encoded by the coding sequence atgatgaagatgcctTGGAGGACGAATAGCAggagcttccatcttcagctacAAGGGGCAATTAGTACCATTCAATCTCCATTCCTATTCTTATTTACCAATTATTGCCATTCTTCTACTTCCACACTTGAAGATGCACGCTACTTGacaaataacttcaaatctgcTTCTTTTACCCACCTTGATGATGCCATTGCTTCCTTCAATCATGTAATTCATAAGCATCCTCTGCCTTCTAGGGTTCCATTTAATAGATTCTTATCTGCCCTTGTGAAAATGAAACAATATCGCACTGTCCTTTACATGTCCAAAACAATTGAATTGCTAGGAATCTCTCACGATGTTTATTCTCTTAGcatcttaattaattgcttCTGCCACTTAAACCTTGTGGATTTTGGTTTCTCTGTTTTTGGTAAGATGCTCAAATTGGGATTGGAGCCTGACGTTGTGACATTTACTACcttaattaatgggctttgTATAGAGAGTAAAATGGACAAAGCAGTGGAATTTTTCGATGATATGGTTGCAAGTGGTTATCAACCTGATGTTTATACTTACAATACGATAATAAACGGAATCTGTAAATTTGGGAAAACAAACGTGGCTATTGGGCTGCTAAAGGGAATGGCTGATAGAGGTTGTGAGCCAGAGGTTGTGAGCCAGATGTTGTGA
- the LOC110619136 gene encoding putative pentatricopeptide repeat-containing protein At1g12700, mitochondrial produces the protein MRNKGISPNVITYTSLIHGVCKLGQKNQALALMNEMVEQNILPNVYTFNVLIDALCKDGMVSEAQNTFNVMIQRGVEPDVVTYNSLIDGLCISDQFKEALALLKEMVGRNISPNVVTFNILIDTLCKKGLVSNAQNIFKIMIQRGVEPTVITYSSLMDGYCLGSQIDKARKLFDLMVTNEIADIFSYNILINGYCKCKMIDDAKQIFDEMSHKGLVPDAVTYHTLIKAMFQAGRPQNAKEFFKDMCSHGQQPNIVTFSIMINGLCRQGNLDEALTLLKAMEKSQLKPNFVIYSSLINGMCKVGKINDAKELVSSHFEIGLQPDVYVYNAIMKGLCQQGLMDEAYKVFKDMEKVGCLPNNCCYNIIIQGFLRHEDLPKASELINEMVDKGFSADDSTTKLVVHLSRNNNLILRLLKL, from the exons ATGAGGAATAAGGGCATTTCACCTAATGTCATCACTTACACTAGTTTAATTCATGGTGTTTGCAAATTAGGCCAAAAGAACCAAGCTTTGGCCTTGATGAATGAAATGGTGGAGCAGAACATATTACCAAATGTTTATACCTTCAATGTATTGATTGATGCTCTTTGTAAGGATGGAATGGTTTCAGAGGCTCAAAATACATTCAAtgtaatgattcaaagaggtgtagAGCCTGATGTGGTCACCTACAATTCCTTAATTGATGGTCTTTGCATTTCAGACCAATTCAAGGAAGCTTTGGCCTTGTTGAAAGAAATGGTGGGGAGGAACATATCCCCTAATGTTGTTACCTTCAATATATTGATCGACACTCTTTGTAAGAAAGGACTGGTTTCAAATGCAcaaaatatattcaaaataatgattcaaagaggtgtggAACCTACTGTTATCACTTATAGTTCATTGATGGATGGATATTGTCTAGGCAGCCAAATTGATAAGGCTAGAAAGCTATTTGATCTGATGGTGACCAATGAAATAGCTGACATTTTTAGCTACAACATTTTGATCAATGGATATTGTAAGTGCAAAATGATAGATGATGCAAAGCAGATTTTTGATGAAATGTCTCATAAAGGTTTAGTTCCTGATGCTGTTACTTATCATACTCTTATAAAGGCTATGTTTCAAGCAGGGAGGCCCCAAAATGCAAAAGAGTTCTTTAAGGATATGTGCTCTCATGGTCAACAGCCAAATATAGTAACCTTCTCAATTATGATTAATGGCTTGTGTAGACAGGGGAATCTCGACGAGGCACTCACCCTATTGAAAGCAATGGAGAAAAGTCAGTTgaagcctaattttgtgatctaTAGCAGTCTGATCAATGGTATGTGCAAAGTTGGGAAGATTAATGATGCCAAGGAACTTGTTTCTAGTCATTTCGAAATTGGTTTACAAcctgatgtttatgtatataatgCAATTATGAAAGGACTCTGCCAACAAGGATTAATGGATGAAGCATATAAGGTATTTAAAGACATGGAAAAGGTAGGATGTTTACCAAATAATTGTTGTTATAATATCATCATTCAAGGGTTTCTCAGGCATGAGGATTTACCAAAAGCATCAGAACTAATCAACGAAATGGTTGATAAGGGGTTCTCTGCTGATGATTCTACCACAAAATTGGTAGTACATTTATCGCGGAATAATAATCTCATTCTGAGGCTTTTAAAG ctGTGA